The following are encoded together in the Lathyrus oleraceus cultivar Zhongwan6 chromosome 3, CAAS_Psat_ZW6_1.0, whole genome shotgun sequence genome:
- the LOC127129319 gene encoding histone-lysine N-methyltransferase, H3 lysine-9 specific SUVH5 — protein sequence MDPSHLMFPKRERDSQYQLSSKCRITQNDELSSFGTSPQHQPFQVTYNCGPSFSKTGLQLKPRGPSSSKTGSQLKPFQVNQNCKASSSKPFKVSNKIISSGNFNTKKTSPKVQRTTELKNTNSPLFKISNKKDGAKQKPLRCHSDDASSSYIIDKEKQTTTFENQSSLISHSRAKNKVECALKLFQTYVSESNLFGYSIPIEASRILKRRGKFIHDGKKIIGDVPGIEVGDEFQYFEVLNVVGLHRKIFNGIDHVRCNGMFIATSVVSCRLYDDKLDDAELVISTGEQGNVINNQNQPRENLALMYSLYAENPVRVIIKLNSKNASGSVNGGEKYCYFGLYKVVRFWQVIGKSGYKFLLVKSPDQKKVACNDMRKRKQILKREKCLNYFEDISHGKEDFHIPMINCVDSEGVPNFQYVTHMVNLERYKSKKYSPLKGNVGCECVGNCSDSDKCSCAMKNRGKFPFNRNGIVEETKKDMIYECGHFCKCSSNCRNRVSQNGIKFPLEIFKTETKGWGVRSKKKIPSGSFICEYLGEMIEDEQAVKMIDNDEYLFNIGNTNHKDGVFTIDASKYGNMARFINHSCSPNLFCLNVLFDHDDVRIPHIMLFAAEDIPRKTELTYHYNYKIDQVVDNGVVKKKYCYCGASNCIGRLY from the coding sequence ATGGACCCATCACATCTGATGTTTCCTAAAAGAGAGAGAGACTCACAATATCAATTAAGTTCAAAGTGTCGAATCACCCAAAATGATGAGCTCTCTTCTTTTGGAACAAGCCCGCAACATCAACCATTTCAAGTAACCTATAATTGTGGACCATCTTTTTCTAAAACGGGCCTACAACTTAAACCACGTGGACCTTCCTCTTCTAAAACGGGCTCACAACTTAAACCATTTCAAGTAAACCAAAATTGTAAAGCGTCCTCTTCTAAACCATTTAAAGTCTCCAACAAGATAATATCTTCTGGAAACTTTAACACTAAGAAAACATCCCCAAAGGTTCAAAGAACCACGGAACTTAAGAATACTAACTCACCACTATTCAAAATCTCCAATAAGAAAGATGGAGCTAAGCAAAAACCTTTACGATGTCATTCTGATGATGCATCTTCAAGTTACATAATTGACAAAGAGAAACAAACCACAACCTTCGAAAACCAGTCTTCGTTGATATCTCATAGCAGGGCAAAGAACAAAGTAGAATGTGCATTGAAGCTTTTCCAAACCTATGTTAGTGAATCTAATCTTTTTGGTTATTCAATTCCTATAGAAGCGTCAAGAATTTTGAAGCGCAGAGGCAAGTTTATTCATGACGGGAAAAAGATTATAGGAGATGTCCCTGGAATAGAAGTTGGCGATGAGTTTCAGTATTTTGAAGTACTCAACGTTGTTGGTCTCCATCGTAAGATCTTCAATGGAATTGATCATGTGAGATGCAATGGGATGTTTATTGCAACTAGCGTTGTTTCATGTCGATTATATGATGATAAATTGGATGATGCAGAATTGGTGATTTCTACAGGAGAACAAGGTAATGTTATTAATAATCAAAATCAACCTCGAGAAAATCTTGCATTGATGTATAGTTTATATGCTGAAAATCCTGTTAGAGTTATAATTAAGTTAAATTCCAAGAATGCCAGTGGTAGTGTTAATGGTGGTGaaaaatattgttattttggTCTTTACAAGGTTGTTAGGTTTTGGCAAGTAATTGGAAAATCAGGTTACAAGTTTCTTTTGGTTAAATCACCTGATCAGAAAAAGGTTGCTTGCAATGATATGAGGAAGCGTAAACAAATTCTTAAAAGGGAAAAGTGTTTGAATTATTTTGAAGATATTTCTCACGGAAAAGAGGATTTTCATATACCTATGATTAATTGTGTAGATTCTGAAGGTGTTCCAAATTTTCAATATGTTACTCATATGGTTAATCTTGAACGGTATAAGTCTAAAAAGTATAGTCCTCTTAAAGGCAATGTTGGGTGTGAATGTGTTGGTAAttgttctgattctgataaaTGTTCTTGTGCTATGAAGAATAGAGGAAAATTTCCATTTAATAGGAATGGAATTGTTGAGGAAACAAAAAAGGACATGATTTATGAGTGTGGTCATTTTTGTAAGTGTTCTTCGAATTGTCGTAATAGAGTTTCTCAAAATGGAATTAAATTTCCTCTTGAGATTTTCAAGACTGAGACAAAAGGGTGGGGTGTGCGATCAAAAAAGAAAATTCCTTCAGGAAGTTTTATATGTGAGTATTTAGGTGAAATGATTGAAGATGAGCAAGCTGTGAAAATGATCGACAACGACGAGTATCTATTTAACATTGGTAACACAAATCACAAGGATGGTGTGTTTACAATTGATGCTTCTAAGTATGGTAATATGGCGAGATTTATCAACCATAGTTGTTCTCCGAATTTGTTTTGTTTGAATGTTCTTTTTGATCATGATGATGTTAGGATTCCACACATCATGCTATTTGCAGCTGAGGACATTCCACGAAAGACAGAGCTGACCTACCATTATAATTATAAAATAGATCAAGTGGTTGATAATGGAGTTGTAAAAAAGAAGTATTGCTATTGTGGAGCCTCCAACTGCATTGGTAGACTGTATTAA